The proteins below are encoded in one region of Conger conger chromosome 17, fConCon1.1, whole genome shotgun sequence:
- the LOC133116577 gene encoding uncharacterized protein LOC133116577 isoform X4 — translation MDVRISLSVSLLRDQLGTVIEQAVTNAVETVLGEMLKVVGCKFDEFSKEMTAKEKENESIKKMLEISRCQMKTMRKYLSAVSAKDERPVPVNQKYGKQTLCQYRGELQFPNQNWTRKAGDGNFTPNERAERLLNDNQIASLSEGLPRTIQLRDGTAIKDQVIAVKESQDTHSSAPNLHPKDYIHIKDNIAVTTMGASPQAKEEEAEMQLICIKEEPPELEIHTLSPQPPDRLSDPCPDQGGGQDRAGPTDCLMGTALPTMSSPTSGWDGQARRGGIRPQGELQTLRQQRAELQRRSQLRRRERERSLPQALQVAMERERREKTRIRVARWRAKRKMQAAGLMTSQPTQLDYGLAQSVQMHANDALRCRQQYGSLMYGSAQYENGALYPPLHIGQELTDALVQSEVTVVQQGILGSDSELFQQSEFEA, via the exons ATGGATGTCCGTATATCACTATCGGTCTCGCTGCTGCGAGATCAGCTGGGAACCGTAATCGAGCAAGCGGTGACTAACGCGGTGGAGACTGTGTTAGGAGAGATGCTTAAAGTTGTAGGCTGCAAATTCGATGAGTTCAGCAAGGAAATGACAGCGAAAGAAAAGGAGAATGAGAGTATCAAAAAAATGCTGGAAATATCACGATGCCAGATGAAAACCATGCGGAAGTATCTGAGTGCTGTCAGTGCCAAGGATGAGCGACCAGTTCCTGTGAACCAAAAGTATGGCAAACAGACTTTGTGTCAATACAGGGGAGAGTTACAGTTCCCAAATCAAAATTGGACAAGGAAAGCGGGCGACGGAAACTTTACCCCCAATGAGAGAGCTGAAAGACTTCTCAATGACAACCAAATTGCATCTTTGTCTGAAGGTTTGCCTCGAACTATACAGCTACGCGACGGAACAGCCATTAAGGACCAAGTAATTGCCGTCAAAGAGAGCCAGGACACGCATAGCTCTGCCCCAAACTTGCATCCGAAAGATTATATTCACATCAAAG ACAACATTGCTGTGACAACCATGGGAGCATCCCCACAAGCAAAAGAGGAGGAGGCAGAGATGCAACTGATCTGCATAAAGGAGGAACCTCCTGAGCTGGAGatccacacactgagcccccAGCCCCCGGACCGTCTCAGCGACCCCTGCCCTGACCAGGGAGGCGGACAGGACAGGGCTGGGCCAACAGACTGTCTGATGGGGACAGCCCTCCCCACCATGAGCTCCCCCACAT CAGGCTGGGACGGCCAGGCGCGGCGCGGCGGGATCAGGCCGCAGGGCGAGCTGCAGACGCTGAGGCAGCAGCGGGCGGAGCTGCAGAGGCGCAGTCAGCTGCGTAGgcgggagcgggagaggagcCTGCCGCAGGCCCTGCAGGTCGCCATGGAGAGGGAGCGGCGGGAGAAGACGCGCATCCGGGTGGCGCGCTGGCGCGCGAAGCGCAAGATGCAGGCCGCCGgcctgatgacatcacagcccACACAGCTGGACTACGGGCTGGCGCAGAGCGTGCAGATGCACGCCAACGACGCGCTACGCTGTCGCCAGCAGTACGGCAGCCTTATGTACGGCAGCGCTCAATACGAGAACGGCGCCCTCTACCCTCCGCTGCACATAGGACAAGAGCTAACGGACGCGCTAGTGCAATCTGAAGTGACAGTGGTGCAGCAGGGCATTCTGGGGTCGGACTCTGAACTCTTCCAGCAGAGCGAGTTTGAAGCCTGA
- the LOC133116577 gene encoding uncharacterized protein LOC133116577 isoform X1, whose protein sequence is MDVRISLSVSLLRDQLGTVIEQAVTNAVETVLGEMLKVVGCKFDEFSKEMTAKEKENESIKKMLEISRCQMKTMRKYLSAVSAKDERPVPVNQKYGKQTLCQYRGELQFPNQNWTRKAGDGNFTPNERAERLLNDNQIASLSEGLPRTIQLRDGTAIKDQVIAVKESQDTHSSAPNLHPKDYIHIKEEHRDPLERPGGCHSREGFCETEPSQGGSTEVLDFDPSLHKLDNIAVTTMGASPQAKEEEAEMQLICIKEEPPELEIHTLSPQPPDRLSDPCPDQGGGQDRAGPTDCLMGTALPTMSSPTSGWDGQARRGGIRPQGELQTLRQQRAELQRRSQLRRRERERSLPQALQVAMERERREKTRIRVARWRAKRKMQAAGLMTSQPTQLDYGLAQSVQMHANDALRCRQQYGSLMYGSAQYENGALYPPLHIGQELTDALVQSEVTVVQQGILGSDSELFQQSEFEA, encoded by the exons ATGGATGTCCGTATATCACTATCGGTCTCGCTGCTGCGAGATCAGCTGGGAACCGTAATCGAGCAAGCGGTGACTAACGCGGTGGAGACTGTGTTAGGAGAGATGCTTAAAGTTGTAGGCTGCAAATTCGATGAGTTCAGCAAGGAAATGACAGCGAAAGAAAAGGAGAATGAGAGTATCAAAAAAATGCTGGAAATATCACGATGCCAGATGAAAACCATGCGGAAGTATCTGAGTGCTGTCAGTGCCAAGGATGAGCGACCAGTTCCTGTGAACCAAAAGTATGGCAAACAGACTTTGTGTCAATACAGGGGAGAGTTACAGTTCCCAAATCAAAATTGGACAAGGAAAGCGGGCGACGGAAACTTTACCCCCAATGAGAGAGCTGAAAGACTTCTCAATGACAACCAAATTGCATCTTTGTCTGAAGGTTTGCCTCGAACTATACAGCTACGCGACGGAACAGCCATTAAGGACCAAGTAATTGCCGTCAAAGAGAGCCAGGACACGCATAGCTCTGCCCCAAACTTGCATCCGAAAGATTATATTCACATCAAAG AAGAGCACAGGGACCCTCTGGAGAGGCCTGGTGGGTGTCACAGTAGGGAGGGGTTCTGTGAGACAGAGCCTTCCCAAGGGGGGTCCACAGAGGTCCTTGATTTTGACCCCTCTCTTCACAAACTAGACAACATTGCTGTGACAACCATGGGAGCATCCCCACAAGCAAAAGAGGAGGAGGCAGAGATGCAACTGATCTGCATAAAGGAGGAACCTCCTGAGCTGGAGatccacacactgagcccccAGCCCCCGGACCGTCTCAGCGACCCCTGCCCTGACCAGGGAGGCGGACAGGACAGGGCTGGGCCAACAGACTGTCTGATGGGGACAGCCCTCCCCACCATGAGCTCCCCCACAT CAGGCTGGGACGGCCAGGCGCGGCGCGGCGGGATCAGGCCGCAGGGCGAGCTGCAGACGCTGAGGCAGCAGCGGGCGGAGCTGCAGAGGCGCAGTCAGCTGCGTAGgcgggagcgggagaggagcCTGCCGCAGGCCCTGCAGGTCGCCATGGAGAGGGAGCGGCGGGAGAAGACGCGCATCCGGGTGGCGCGCTGGCGCGCGAAGCGCAAGATGCAGGCCGCCGgcctgatgacatcacagcccACACAGCTGGACTACGGGCTGGCGCAGAGCGTGCAGATGCACGCCAACGACGCGCTACGCTGTCGCCAGCAGTACGGCAGCCTTATGTACGGCAGCGCTCAATACGAGAACGGCGCCCTCTACCCTCCGCTGCACATAGGACAAGAGCTAACGGACGCGCTAGTGCAATCTGAAGTGACAGTGGTGCAGCAGGGCATTCTGGGGTCGGACTCTGAACTCTTCCAGCAGAGCGAGTTTGAAGCCTGA
- the LOC133116577 gene encoding uncharacterized protein LOC133116577 isoform X3: MDVRISLSVSLLRDQLGTVIEQAVTNAVETVLGEMLKVVGCKFDEFSKEMTAKEKENESIKKMLEISRCQMKTMRKYLSAVSAKDERPVPVNQKYGKQTLCQYRGELQFPNQNWTRKAGDGNFTPNERAERLLNDNQIASLSEGLPRTIQLRDGTAIKDQVIAVKESQDTHSSAPNLHPKDYIHIKEHRDPLERPGGCHSREGFCETEPSQGGSTEVLDFDPSLHKLDNIAVTTMGASPQAKEEEAEMQLICIKEEPPELEIHTLSPQPPDRLSDPCPDQGGGQDRAGPTDCLMGTALPTMSSPTSGWDGQARRGGIRPQGELQTLRQQRAELQRRSQLRRRERERSLPQALQVAMERERREKTRIRVARWRAKRKMQAAGLMTSQPTQLDYGLAQSVQMHANDALRCRQQYGSLMYGSAQYENGALYPPLHIGQELTDALVQSEVTVVQQGILGSDSELFQQSEFEA; this comes from the exons ATGGATGTCCGTATATCACTATCGGTCTCGCTGCTGCGAGATCAGCTGGGAACCGTAATCGAGCAAGCGGTGACTAACGCGGTGGAGACTGTGTTAGGAGAGATGCTTAAAGTTGTAGGCTGCAAATTCGATGAGTTCAGCAAGGAAATGACAGCGAAAGAAAAGGAGAATGAGAGTATCAAAAAAATGCTGGAAATATCACGATGCCAGATGAAAACCATGCGGAAGTATCTGAGTGCTGTCAGTGCCAAGGATGAGCGACCAGTTCCTGTGAACCAAAAGTATGGCAAACAGACTTTGTGTCAATACAGGGGAGAGTTACAGTTCCCAAATCAAAATTGGACAAGGAAAGCGGGCGACGGAAACTTTACCCCCAATGAGAGAGCTGAAAGACTTCTCAATGACAACCAAATTGCATCTTTGTCTGAAGGTTTGCCTCGAACTATACAGCTACGCGACGGAACAGCCATTAAGGACCAAGTAATTGCCGTCAAAGAGAGCCAGGACACGCATAGCTCTGCCCCAAACTTGCATCCGAAAGATTATATTCACATCAAAG AGCACAGGGACCCTCTGGAGAGGCCTGGTGGGTGTCACAGTAGGGAGGGGTTCTGTGAGACAGAGCCTTCCCAAGGGGGGTCCACAGAGGTCCTTGATTTTGACCCCTCTCTTCACAAACTAGACAACATTGCTGTGACAACCATGGGAGCATCCCCACAAGCAAAAGAGGAGGAGGCAGAGATGCAACTGATCTGCATAAAGGAGGAACCTCCTGAGCTGGAGatccacacactgagcccccAGCCCCCGGACCGTCTCAGCGACCCCTGCCCTGACCAGGGAGGCGGACAGGACAGGGCTGGGCCAACAGACTGTCTGATGGGGACAGCCCTCCCCACCATGAGCTCCCCCACAT CAGGCTGGGACGGCCAGGCGCGGCGCGGCGGGATCAGGCCGCAGGGCGAGCTGCAGACGCTGAGGCAGCAGCGGGCGGAGCTGCAGAGGCGCAGTCAGCTGCGTAGgcgggagcgggagaggagcCTGCCGCAGGCCCTGCAGGTCGCCATGGAGAGGGAGCGGCGGGAGAAGACGCGCATCCGGGTGGCGCGCTGGCGCGCGAAGCGCAAGATGCAGGCCGCCGgcctgatgacatcacagcccACACAGCTGGACTACGGGCTGGCGCAGAGCGTGCAGATGCACGCCAACGACGCGCTACGCTGTCGCCAGCAGTACGGCAGCCTTATGTACGGCAGCGCTCAATACGAGAACGGCGCCCTCTACCCTCCGCTGCACATAGGACAAGAGCTAACGGACGCGCTAGTGCAATCTGAAGTGACAGTGGTGCAGCAGGGCATTCTGGGGTCGGACTCTGAACTCTTCCAGCAGAGCGAGTTTGAAGCCTGA
- the LOC133116577 gene encoding uncharacterized protein LOC133116577 isoform X2 codes for MDVRISLSVSLLRDQLGTVIEQAVTNAVETVLGEMLKVVGCKFDEFSKEMTAKEKENESIKKMLEISRCQMKTMRKYLSAVSAKDERPVPVNQKYGKQTLCQYRGELQFPNQNWTRKAGDGNFTPNERAERLLNDNQIASLSEGLPRTIQLRDGTAIKDQVIAVKESQDTHSSAPNLHPKDYIHIKEEHRDPLERPGGCHSREGFCETEPSQGGSTEVLDFDPSLHKLDNIAVTTMGASPQAKEEEAEMQLICIKEEPPELEIHTLSPQPPDRLSDPCPDQGGGQDRAGPTDCLMGTALPTMSSPTCWDGQARRGGIRPQGELQTLRQQRAELQRRSQLRRRERERSLPQALQVAMERERREKTRIRVARWRAKRKMQAAGLMTSQPTQLDYGLAQSVQMHANDALRCRQQYGSLMYGSAQYENGALYPPLHIGQELTDALVQSEVTVVQQGILGSDSELFQQSEFEA; via the exons ATGGATGTCCGTATATCACTATCGGTCTCGCTGCTGCGAGATCAGCTGGGAACCGTAATCGAGCAAGCGGTGACTAACGCGGTGGAGACTGTGTTAGGAGAGATGCTTAAAGTTGTAGGCTGCAAATTCGATGAGTTCAGCAAGGAAATGACAGCGAAAGAAAAGGAGAATGAGAGTATCAAAAAAATGCTGGAAATATCACGATGCCAGATGAAAACCATGCGGAAGTATCTGAGTGCTGTCAGTGCCAAGGATGAGCGACCAGTTCCTGTGAACCAAAAGTATGGCAAACAGACTTTGTGTCAATACAGGGGAGAGTTACAGTTCCCAAATCAAAATTGGACAAGGAAAGCGGGCGACGGAAACTTTACCCCCAATGAGAGAGCTGAAAGACTTCTCAATGACAACCAAATTGCATCTTTGTCTGAAGGTTTGCCTCGAACTATACAGCTACGCGACGGAACAGCCATTAAGGACCAAGTAATTGCCGTCAAAGAGAGCCAGGACACGCATAGCTCTGCCCCAAACTTGCATCCGAAAGATTATATTCACATCAAAG AAGAGCACAGGGACCCTCTGGAGAGGCCTGGTGGGTGTCACAGTAGGGAGGGGTTCTGTGAGACAGAGCCTTCCCAAGGGGGGTCCACAGAGGTCCTTGATTTTGACCCCTCTCTTCACAAACTAGACAACATTGCTGTGACAACCATGGGAGCATCCCCACAAGCAAAAGAGGAGGAGGCAGAGATGCAACTGATCTGCATAAAGGAGGAACCTCCTGAGCTGGAGatccacacactgagcccccAGCCCCCGGACCGTCTCAGCGACCCCTGCCCTGACCAGGGAGGCGGACAGGACAGGGCTGGGCCAACAGACTGTCTGATGGGGACAGCCCTCCCCACCATGAGCTCCCCCACAT GCTGGGACGGCCAGGCGCGGCGCGGCGGGATCAGGCCGCAGGGCGAGCTGCAGACGCTGAGGCAGCAGCGGGCGGAGCTGCAGAGGCGCAGTCAGCTGCGTAGgcgggagcgggagaggagcCTGCCGCAGGCCCTGCAGGTCGCCATGGAGAGGGAGCGGCGGGAGAAGACGCGCATCCGGGTGGCGCGCTGGCGCGCGAAGCGCAAGATGCAGGCCGCCGgcctgatgacatcacagcccACACAGCTGGACTACGGGCTGGCGCAGAGCGTGCAGATGCACGCCAACGACGCGCTACGCTGTCGCCAGCAGTACGGCAGCCTTATGTACGGCAGCGCTCAATACGAGAACGGCGCCCTCTACCCTCCGCTGCACATAGGACAAGAGCTAACGGACGCGCTAGTGCAATCTGAAGTGACAGTGGTGCAGCAGGGCATTCTGGGGTCGGACTCTGAACTCTTCCAGCAGAGCGAGTTTGAAGCCTGA